One Vicia villosa cultivar HV-30 ecotype Madison, WI linkage group LG5, Vvil1.0, whole genome shotgun sequence genomic window, actcgtattactctgattatttatgtatttataattcGTTTATTTTCGATATGGGAAAGTGGGGGTGTTACAAAAGTCGTCTACCTGACGTACTTACCAGATATAACACatatccatgagtacaactggggagCGGCTGTACTGgcgttaggggtggaaataggctgggccaagttaggctttgccaagcctaagtctggcctgtcaaaaaaaACAAAAGCCTAAGTCTGATTTGTAGCCTGTCGTAAGCTTATTTTTTAGGCCTAAGCCTGGCtttttcgaaggcctggttagcctgttagcctacataaaagccaatttgttttagacatatataaataagcaattaaaataatgtttaaatatattaactaactaaaagaacttatgagaacaatgttcatcaggtgttttcatcttattttcacaagttcgaACAATGTTCATcgggtgttttcatcttattttcacaagttcttcgagataaccaagttttattaatgtatttcaattcaaagtacaaaacataacataatgataataaaaaagtattcatatatatttaaataggtcggcatgataggcttaaaagacttTTTTAGGGCCTGAGACCcgacctttttaactaaataggcttataaaaaagcatatgccttttctatttaaaaataatgtgtagCCTGGCCTGAggctatataggctagcctgtaggtccctgttatcggcctggcctGTTTCCACCCCTAACTGGCGTACAATTAACATTGACTAGGGATGCCTGTGGAAGGCAAGGACAGTTGCAGACAGCTGTACTCTTTTGCTGGTAATAATTTTACACTTTTCTacttttttatagtttttattgtACTTGAAAATAATCGTGTCGGATACTACAGCACTTCCCAGACATTATTGGCTGAGGAGAGGTAAAGGAGTACACAGATGTCATGCCATGTGCCAGTGCTTTCACCCCCCTTAGAGGGAACCATGTGCCGGATCCCTACAGGCGCTCTCTTGACCACATGGCCATTGAGGACATCAGATACAACTGCTATGATGAGCACCGGGTGGCGGTTTTGTTTGACGAGATATGTCTGTATTCTGGATAGTTGGCCGCTAGCTCGACCATTGTTGTACGCTACCTTCTGGAGCGAGTCATGCGTCAATTTGGATATGAGCAGGCGATACCTCGCGATCCTCATGTTTCAGCTCCCATCGCCATGACCCGCAGGCAgttagatgaggtctttgcagactGGAAGCATCACATGGTCCATGAGGAGGCACGGGCGACGCTAGCAGAGTACGACTGGAATTGTGTCGAGGGGTACATCACATGGTACTATAAAGTCTCACATCCACACATGCTTCCAGCTGCAGAGGGAGGTCCTCCCAGACCAGTCCACGAGGAGATTCTCTGTGCGCAACAGGCTCAGTTGGACCACACTGAGGATCTTCTTCCTCTATGTCGTTAGATAGCTGACAGGGGCATCGGAGCCATTGTAGAGGGTTTATTCCCTGAGGGTACTGCTTCTAGGCGTGTGCTAGATGATATGATCAGGGTGTTAGAGAGTGCATTTCTGTACTGTCGGCATCGTGCCAGGATCCGTGGGACACTTGATGCTAGGGGTAGAGCCAGCAGATCCCTTCATGGATTCGGAGGGGATGCGCATGATGGTACATAGGAGGACGTCCGACATACTCAGTAGTTATATTTGACGAtgtattcatattttatttttgtttgtatttgatgatgtactcgacactttgaccgacattatttatatattgtatttttgttAGTCTACCTACTATTGTCTTTAAATTGCATTACTGAATTTGAAAATGTATGTCTTTAAACATGGAGTTTCTTCATGAAAAtgatatgaattaaaaaaaaatagactgttccgtagatgcacctacgaaacaCTCTATTTTAccaccttccgtagatgcatctacggaagtattattaaaatgaaaattagaTGAAATTAActgttttttcttttattttatacgcaggcatctacggaaggaatcaatttttttaaaaaaatatggttCTTTCGAATGTGCTTCTACGAAAATAGAAGACAAAAATGAAAATTTacatagggtctgtttggtaaaaataacaGTTggttgataagctagctgatagcttatagcttatgactgatggctgatgactgatggcttatagcttatagcaaatggttgagactgatagcttataagctaattgaagtgtttggtaaaattaacggttcaattaacttataaatgtaaaatgacataaaagatatttaatatataattattttattttaaattaaaataaattataagggttaaaaatggattttaattaaaataatatggataaaaaaatgaaaaaaaaattaataagttataagacataagctaaaacgctatttgaaataacgTCTCAAAAATAAGCTATAacttagtaaaataagctataagctcgtgatgaaaagacatttaccaaacaggtctaaattatcatatgagcttataagacataagctataaactcgaaaacatgtcttaccaaatATAAGTATAGTGTATAAGAGTTCTGTGACATTGGTTGAGAAActttcaaataaaatagaaaaactaaAATTGCATTTAGAGTGTTACTAGAATCGatgatttgtaaaaataaaataaaatagagatttCGATTATCCGTCCCCATTTGCAGAGGAAGATAGAAGAGATAGAGAGGATCAACTCATTCCTCTGTTACACGCGCTTAAGAAACTTGTGACTCATGATTCCAACGAGAAGCTATTCTCCCATTTTTGATGCATGTGAGTGAGTTCTTCTCACCTATTACTTTGAACAATGAGTTCTTCAATGAGAATTTAGAAATCATACATGATGGTATTACTTGCTGTTATTAAGGTGTTGAAATTTGAATATGAACCCTAAGGGATGATGATTGATAATCATTGTTCACAATTCTCCGGTGTTTTGCATCAAACCATCGaggtatattatttttatttatttaggtcAATAACATGAAGCATTTTGGTGTAGATGCTGGGATATTCTGCATGATTTCGCAAATTTATACTCTCTGATGTCACAATGGTGATAACAATCATAACATAATGATGCTTGTTGCTTTCTATATATTACTTGAACTATACAACCCACACCCATAGTATGATAGTACAAGTAAGATACATATGATATTTGTAGAGCCTTATTTAGAGTTCATCCATATTGGTTATGGAGAAAGTTTTTGCTTGGGCTCCATTTACGGTAGGAACAATAGGTTTTGACTTCTCTTTGATCTTATTGATGACCAAGAATAGAATACGATAAACAAAAATCATTCCAAACATGATAGCAAGATCAACCCACTTAGAGTGACCCATTTGCACATGCCATGTATCACTTAGTATATCTCTACCACTAACTTTTATGGTACCTCCATCTCGATGCCAAACAAATGTTAAGCCTTCAAATTCGTTCTTAAATGATCCTTGAAAAGCATATGTGAGGAAGGAAATGTAGTAGCAAGGGTACTTCCATAATGGATTTGGAAGATCATCAGGAAGTCGATAGAATCCACCTGTTAAAATTGCAAGTCCTTCAACTCCACCAGCAATGATAACTCCCATCACAAAATTTGGGAAGATACTTCCCACAACCATCATAAGGCTCTCAACCCACATCATAATGGCAAATAGGATAGAAGCAAAGTATAGATATTGCTCTACTCCTTTGTGTAGTCCAGAAAGGTAACACACTATTACCCCAGACATGAGAGAGATCATTAGCATGTAAGGAATAGGAGATAATATGTTGCCAATGAGAAAGGCAGTAATGCCATAGTGCCCATTCATTCTCTCTCGTTCAAACACCTAATATTGTGGAAGGAAACTTTTTTAGTTAGAAATGAAAACAGTATTAGAGATGCATATGTACGCAAAGTTACACGCTTTATAGTGTAAAGTGAGTATTATCAACAATTGATTGACAAATCAAATATGAGTATTGCATTTGCATCTTAAAAAATCTTGAAAGTGTACAAAAATCATTTCTCGATTTACTCTCTTTACATCTTAATAAATCTTTTAGAATTTGGATACAATAGTGACTACTAGACTTCAATGCACTGGAGCTTCAATTACAATAGATACTAGTTTTACCTTCATTTCCTCAATCAAGGGCGGGAATCCCCCAATAAGTGTCATGAAAGTTAGGACAGACATCAGAAATGAAAGTAGTGATCCTCTGACCTGATGCATGCCAAATACGAGAAAACAATTACAGTTCAAATTTATAAATCACGGGGAATACTGGCATTATATTTATTCTCTAGCATACTTCTTTCAAAACTATATTCTTTACAGGTTGAAATTGACACTGGTTCTACTAAATATATTAGGTTCTATATTAAAATTGGCGGAACTTAAAAGATATTTCTAGCATTTTCATTAAATTTAATACTGATGGCTTATTTACATTAatcattaataattatttgtCTTTTAAAGTATACTTTCATTATAATTTCATATTTTACCTGAATAGATCTCTTACTTGAGCCGACCTGATAGAAGATGGTGCCTAGGCTTATAGCTATTGCAATAAACACAACAAGACGTAACCAGTAGTTGCTGATGTCACGATACAATTGCAGGGAAGATCTTTTTATAAGAACCATGCATTGACTCAGAAATAGAGCATGCGTCCTCCTATTCCTCATT contains:
- the LOC131603167 gene encoding ABC transporter G family member 1-like isoform X2; this translates as MLSALTAGETLYYSAQLQFPNSMSIAEKKRQADITLREMGLQDAINTRVGGYGSKGLSGGQKRRLSICIEMLTRPRLLFLDEPTSGLDSAASYYVMSRIASLSLRDGIQRTIVASIHQPSSEVFELFDYLCLLSSGETVYFGPASEANQFFASNGFPCPTLYNPSDHYLRIINKDFDQDIEEGLGKGFITEKAIDVLVNSYKGSEMKFQVQIEVTKISKCDLGAMRNRRTHALFLSQCMVLIKRSSLQLYRDISNYWLRLVVFIAIAISLGTIFYQVGSSKRSIQVRGSLLSFLMSVLTFMTLIGGFPPLIEEMKVFERERMNGHYGITAFLIGNILSPIPYMLMISLMSGVIVCYLSGLHKGVEQYLYFASILFAIMMWVESLMMVVGSIFPNFVMGVIIAGGVEGLAILTGGFYRLPDDLPNPLWKYPCYYISFLTYAFQGSFKNEFEGLTFVWHRDGGTIKVSGRDILSDTWHVQMGHSKWVDLAIMFGMIFVYRILFLVINKIKEKSKPIVPTVNGAQAKTFSITNMDEL